Proteins from a genomic interval of Bombus affinis isolate iyBomAffi1 chromosome 14, iyBomAffi1.2, whole genome shotgun sequence:
- the LOC126924073 gene encoding coiled-coil domain-containing protein 186-like isoform X3: MEFTVGEMEGTKLELSFQDKILSENVNQADSSVKSDVSIAEDINLIIQQDIKIHEETMPIHEELVQDNTDEIRGDSVLVKNSDEKKYQLIERNNIDTTVKSSTSLSNFTNTISNHNVRSISPNTICNDEEEIIFNTKLYMEEHETKSLKNIVGLDTHENCEVKENIGETEEEVYHSNANGKLLVNNGQAPRNLVKYEKNFNEEQKLCAIIKDTKIQSNVISRPTLVDDSRLVKISLPTNPINIMQSNAQFLNKSRNFLNFITEKSTNIMEKALLPQHIAMKYNSVMKSVDNICNEKRYTEESSGMESSLTGLAFNNTSDSFLKTKSISSVTKGQMDVQTVENEYVKNDENKNTFMLSSNETISGNIEQNSKYLITNEYIFDQNNVIDHSPKLKDSKQSESSSISNNVNKTNDNVLCANTNRNHNLNFVVLNPGNNIEEAITDTIYKKEEVSTDFEESKQSLLQHPIYLTLLKDYADLKSKHLKLQEKVEHLEERNRILEAENKGEVFSVQIETLEKTINRLTLELHTSLEAQEMYKKEYSAANKERESMVMKYAVSEKQLIDTQRAKESAERKVKEMTMQQETLHSKLREMQGERGRICNILTGKHREVIDLQREVEKLKEDVKMRDIKLQWTQNKLKTEMDLQKETQQKLDKATIRINEMKEECEQVRKETQETMRKFQQSEENKAVTLDQQLKEQQARLILERHVTEDKEMLRVQLQKEVDTLKHRQQVLIEENNMLSLKIQDVEKNRLNYESNLNNLKIITDQRQKEITELLSKVSELESLKTQLQHKNQYLASTEVEIQHLRLANEELQADMSACQQKEAEMLDFTQKLTDKNVRLQSEFTAIEAKAKQLEQEHGPLYQRISELIDKVKVLEENLAREKKARIEESEVLERCLTEQTQAAKNLAQQLEDSQGENAVLKRKQQLSMKEMTRELQQCRKKLDAFETSIPYNSLSVASRTGSNISLITGDALNGALSDNSINGDQSIQPTEPSRQLLIDRIIKLQESNARKAEKLDFFEEHTRILVEELQKKKKIIQTYILHENIGAMGGNERDKYKHIKSRRNAAELARHGGIMASVYNQRVSDDNMTLELSLEINQKLQAVLEDALFKNITLKDNIDTLGEEIARLTMQNQQRQNTH; this comes from the exons ATGGAATTTACAGTTGGTGAAATGGAGGGAACGAAATTGGAATTATCTTTCCAAGATAAAATTCTTTCTGAAAATGTCAATCAGGCCGATTCCAGTGTAAAATCAGATGTTTCGATTGCAGAAG ATATTAATCTTATAATTCAAcaagatataaaaatacatgAAGAAACAATGCCAATTCATGAGGAGCTTGTACAAGACAACACTGATGAAATTAGAGGAGATTCAGTATTAGTAAAGAACAGTGATGAAAAGAAATATCAATTGATAGAGAGAAACAATATTGACACAACTGTAAAAAGTTCTACTTCTTTAAGTAATTTCACAA ATACAATTTCTAATCATAATGTAAGGTCTATATCACCAAATACAATATGTAATGATgaagaagaaataatttttaataccaAATTGTATATGGAGGAACATGAAACAAAATCGTTGAAAAATATTGTTGGTTTAGACACACATGAAAACTGTGAAGTTAAAGAAAATATTGGAGAAACGGAAGAAGAAGTATATCATTCTAATGCAAATGGAAAATTACTAGTAAATAATGGTCAAGCTCCAAGAAATTTAgttaaatatgaaaagaattttaatGAAGAACAAAAACTATGTGCAATTATCAAGGATACTAAGATACAGAGCAATGTAATATCTAGACCAACTTTGGTCGATGACAGCAGATTGGTGAAAATTTCACTGCCAACAAATCCAATTAACATAATGCAATCAAATGCTCAGTTTCTAAACAAAAGTCgtaactttttaaattttattacagAAAAATCTACAAACATCATGGAAAAAGCACTGTTACCACAACATATAGCAATGAAATATAATTCAGTAATGAAATCTGTAGATAATATTTGTAATGAGAAAAGGTATACAGAAGAATCTTCTGGCATGGAATCCTCTTTGACAGGATTAGCATTCAATAATACATCAGATTCGTTTTTAAAAACAAAAAGTATTTCTAGTGTAACAAAAGGTCAAATGGATGTGCAAACTGTAgaaaatgaatatgtaaaaAATGATGAAAATAAAAACACTTTCATGTTAAGTTCGAATGAAACTATAAGTggaaatattgaacaaaatagtaaatatttaattacaaatGAATACATCTTTGATCAAAATAATGTCATTGATCATTCCCCTAAATTAAAAGATTCAAAACAGTCAGAATCCTCTTCCATCAGTAACAATGTTAATAAAACAAATGATAATGTACTTTGTGCAAATACAAATAGGAATCACAATCTTAATTTTGTGGTATTAAATCCTGGCAACAATATAGAGGAAGCTATTActgatacaatatataaaaaagaagaagtaaGTACTGATTTTGAAGAATCGAAACAGAGTTTGTTGCAACATCCAATTTATCTTACTTTATTAAAAGACTATGCGGATTTAAAATCTAAGCACTTGAAGCTACAAGAAAAAGTTGAACACCTGGAAGAAAGGAATCGAATTTTGGAAGCAGAAAACAAAGGAGAGGTCTTTTCTGTGCAAATAGAAACATTAGAAAAGACAATAAACAGACTTACACTTGAATTGCACACATCATTAGAAGCACAGGAAATGTATAAAAAAGAGTACAGTGCTGCAAATAAAGAAAGGGAAAGCATGGTAATGAAATATGCAGTTAGTGAGAAACAACTTATTGATACACAAAG AGCGAAGGAATCTGCAGAACGTAAAGTAAAAGAAATGACAATGCAACAAGAGACACTGCATAGTAAACTACGAGAAATGCAAGGGGAACGAGGTAGAATATGTAATATTCTAACCGGAAAACATCGCGAGGTAATTGATCTTCAGAGAGAAGTTGAAAAATTAAAGGAAGATGTAAAGATGAGGGATATAAAGTTACAATGGACTCAGAACAAATTGAAAACAGAAATGGATTTGCAGAAGGAAACTCAACAAAAATTAGACAAAGCCACG atcAGGATCAACGAAATGAAGGAAGAATGCGAACAAGTCCgcaaagaaacacaagaaacaATGCGAAAATTTCAACAATCGGAAGAGAATAAAGCAGTTACATTAGATCAGCAATTAAAGGAACAACAGGCACGTTTAATTTTAGAAAGACACGTCACTGAGGATAAAGAAATGTTGAGGGTTCAATTACAAAAGGAAGTAGATACATTGAAACACAGACAACAAGTTCTAATTGAAGAAAATAACATGCTTAGTTTAAAAATACAAGATGTTGAAAAAAACCGCTTAAACTATGAAAGTAAtctgaataatttgaaaattataacaGATCAACGTCAAAAAGAAATTACGGAACTACTAAGTAAAGTATCTGAGTTAGAATCATTGAAGACTCAGCTTCAACA CAAAAATCAATACTTAGCATCAACGGAAGTAGAGATCCAACATTTACGTTTGGCTAATGAAGAATTACAGGCTGATATGTCTGCGTGCCAACAGAAAGAAGCAGAGATGCTGGACTTCACGCAAAAATTGACTGATAAAAATGTACGGCTACAATCGGAGTTTACAGCCATTGAAGCCAAAGCAAAACAATTAGAACAAGAGCATGGACCATTATATCAACGTATAAGTGAATTAATTGATAAAGTGAAAGTATTGGAAGAAAATCTTGCTCGAGAAAAGAAAGCGAGAATCGAAGAAAGCGAAGTTTTAGAAAGGTGTCTTACGGAACAAACGCAGGCAGCGAAAAATCTTGCTCAGCAATTGGAAGATAGTCAAGGAGAAAATGCGGTGTTAAAGAGGAAACAACAACTAAGTATGAAGGAAATGACGCGTGAGCTTCAACAGTGTCGGAAAAAATTGGATGCGTTTGAAACATCAATACCTTATAATTCGTTGAGTGTTGCATCTAGAACTGGatcaaatatttcattaattacAG gaGATGCTTTAAATGGTGCCTTATCCGATAACAGTATCAATGGTGACCAAAGTATTCAGCCTACAGAGCCTAGTAGACAATTGTTAATAGATCGTATTATAAAGTTACAAGAAAGTAATGCTAGGAAAGCAGAAAAACTAGATTTTTTTGAGGAACACACTCGAATATTAGTTGAagaattgcagaagaaaaagaaaatcatACAAACTTATATTTTACATGAGAATATTGGTGCCATGGGTGGCAATGAGAGAGATAAATACAAG CATATCAAGAGTAGGAGAAATGCA GCTGAATTAGCAAGGCATGGAGGAATAATGGCCTCTGTCTACAATCAACGAGTCTCGGATGATAATATGACTCTTGAATTATCATTAGAAATAAATCAAAAACTCCAAGCGGTTCTCGAAGATGCATTATTTAAGAATATTACTCTAAAG GATAACATCGATACTCTCGGTGAAGAAATAGCAAGGTTAACAATGCAGAACCAACAAAGGCAAAATACACACTAA
- the LOC126924073 gene encoding coiled-coil domain-containing protein 186-like isoform X1 has translation MEFTVGEMEGTKLELSFQDKILSENVNQADSSVKSDVSIAEDINLIIQQDIKIHEETMPIHEELVQDNTDEIRGDSVLVKNSDEKKYQLIERNNIDTTVKSSTSLSNFTSEFIKCQTSVDTILPQEKCLQKSSSCNDIRLSSTTLFDTLLCTSSDTISNHNVRSISPNTICNDEEEIIFNTKLYMEEHETKSLKNIVGLDTHENCEVKENIGETEEEVYHSNANGKLLVNNGQAPRNLVKYEKNFNEEQKLCAIIKDTKIQSNVISRPTLVDDSRLVKISLPTNPINIMQSNAQFLNKSRNFLNFITEKSTNIMEKALLPQHIAMKYNSVMKSVDNICNEKRYTEESSGMESSLTGLAFNNTSDSFLKTKSISSVTKGQMDVQTVENEYVKNDENKNTFMLSSNETISGNIEQNSKYLITNEYIFDQNNVIDHSPKLKDSKQSESSSISNNVNKTNDNVLCANTNRNHNLNFVVLNPGNNIEEAITDTIYKKEEVSTDFEESKQSLLQHPIYLTLLKDYADLKSKHLKLQEKVEHLEERNRILEAENKGEVFSVQIETLEKTINRLTLELHTSLEAQEMYKKEYSAANKERESMVMKYAVSEKQLIDTQRAKESAERKVKEMTMQQETLHSKLREMQGERGRICNILTGKHREVIDLQREVEKLKEDVKMRDIKLQWTQNKLKTEMDLQKETQQKLDKATIRINEMKEECEQVRKETQETMRKFQQSEENKAVTLDQQLKEQQARLILERHVTEDKEMLRVQLQKEVDTLKHRQQVLIEENNMLSLKIQDVEKNRLNYESNLNNLKIITDQRQKEITELLSKVSELESLKTQLQHKNQYLASTEVEIQHLRLANEELQADMSACQQKEAEMLDFTQKLTDKNVRLQSEFTAIEAKAKQLEQEHGPLYQRISELIDKVKVLEENLAREKKARIEESEVLERCLTEQTQAAKNLAQQLEDSQGENAVLKRKQQLSMKEMTRELQQCRKKLDAFETSIPYNSLSVASRTGSNISLITGDALNGALSDNSINGDQSIQPTEPSRQLLIDRIIKLQESNARKAEKLDFFEEHTRILVEELQKKKKIIQTYILHENIGAMGGNERDKYKHIKSRRNAAELARHGGIMASVYNQRVSDDNMTLELSLEINQKLQAVLEDALFKNITLKDNIDTLGEEIARLTMQNQQRQNTH, from the exons ATGGAATTTACAGTTGGTGAAATGGAGGGAACGAAATTGGAATTATCTTTCCAAGATAAAATTCTTTCTGAAAATGTCAATCAGGCCGATTCCAGTGTAAAATCAGATGTTTCGATTGCAGAAG ATATTAATCTTATAATTCAAcaagatataaaaatacatgAAGAAACAATGCCAATTCATGAGGAGCTTGTACAAGACAACACTGATGAAATTAGAGGAGATTCAGTATTAGTAAAGAACAGTGATGAAAAGAAATATCAATTGATAGAGAGAAACAATATTGACACAACTGTAAAAAGTTCTACTTCTTTAAGTAATTTCACAAGTGAGTTTATAAAATGTCAGACATCTGTTGATACCATCCTTCCACAAGAAAAGTGTCTTCAGAAATCATCTTCCTGTAATGATATTAGATTATCTTCAACAACATTATTTGATACATTATTATGTACATCTTCAGATACAATTTCTAATCATAATGTAAGGTCTATATCACCAAATACAATATGTAATGATgaagaagaaataatttttaataccaAATTGTATATGGAGGAACATGAAACAAAATCGTTGAAAAATATTGTTGGTTTAGACACACATGAAAACTGTGAAGTTAAAGAAAATATTGGAGAAACGGAAGAAGAAGTATATCATTCTAATGCAAATGGAAAATTACTAGTAAATAATGGTCAAGCTCCAAGAAATTTAgttaaatatgaaaagaattttaatGAAGAACAAAAACTATGTGCAATTATCAAGGATACTAAGATACAGAGCAATGTAATATCTAGACCAACTTTGGTCGATGACAGCAGATTGGTGAAAATTTCACTGCCAACAAATCCAATTAACATAATGCAATCAAATGCTCAGTTTCTAAACAAAAGTCgtaactttttaaattttattacagAAAAATCTACAAACATCATGGAAAAAGCACTGTTACCACAACATATAGCAATGAAATATAATTCAGTAATGAAATCTGTAGATAATATTTGTAATGAGAAAAGGTATACAGAAGAATCTTCTGGCATGGAATCCTCTTTGACAGGATTAGCATTCAATAATACATCAGATTCGTTTTTAAAAACAAAAAGTATTTCTAGTGTAACAAAAGGTCAAATGGATGTGCAAACTGTAgaaaatgaatatgtaaaaAATGATGAAAATAAAAACACTTTCATGTTAAGTTCGAATGAAACTATAAGTggaaatattgaacaaaatagtaaatatttaattacaaatGAATACATCTTTGATCAAAATAATGTCATTGATCATTCCCCTAAATTAAAAGATTCAAAACAGTCAGAATCCTCTTCCATCAGTAACAATGTTAATAAAACAAATGATAATGTACTTTGTGCAAATACAAATAGGAATCACAATCTTAATTTTGTGGTATTAAATCCTGGCAACAATATAGAGGAAGCTATTActgatacaatatataaaaaagaagaagtaaGTACTGATTTTGAAGAATCGAAACAGAGTTTGTTGCAACATCCAATTTATCTTACTTTATTAAAAGACTATGCGGATTTAAAATCTAAGCACTTGAAGCTACAAGAAAAAGTTGAACACCTGGAAGAAAGGAATCGAATTTTGGAAGCAGAAAACAAAGGAGAGGTCTTTTCTGTGCAAATAGAAACATTAGAAAAGACAATAAACAGACTTACACTTGAATTGCACACATCATTAGAAGCACAGGAAATGTATAAAAAAGAGTACAGTGCTGCAAATAAAGAAAGGGAAAGCATGGTAATGAAATATGCAGTTAGTGAGAAACAACTTATTGATACACAAAG AGCGAAGGAATCTGCAGAACGTAAAGTAAAAGAAATGACAATGCAACAAGAGACACTGCATAGTAAACTACGAGAAATGCAAGGGGAACGAGGTAGAATATGTAATATTCTAACCGGAAAACATCGCGAGGTAATTGATCTTCAGAGAGAAGTTGAAAAATTAAAGGAAGATGTAAAGATGAGGGATATAAAGTTACAATGGACTCAGAACAAATTGAAAACAGAAATGGATTTGCAGAAGGAAACTCAACAAAAATTAGACAAAGCCACG atcAGGATCAACGAAATGAAGGAAGAATGCGAACAAGTCCgcaaagaaacacaagaaacaATGCGAAAATTTCAACAATCGGAAGAGAATAAAGCAGTTACATTAGATCAGCAATTAAAGGAACAACAGGCACGTTTAATTTTAGAAAGACACGTCACTGAGGATAAAGAAATGTTGAGGGTTCAATTACAAAAGGAAGTAGATACATTGAAACACAGACAACAAGTTCTAATTGAAGAAAATAACATGCTTAGTTTAAAAATACAAGATGTTGAAAAAAACCGCTTAAACTATGAAAGTAAtctgaataatttgaaaattataacaGATCAACGTCAAAAAGAAATTACGGAACTACTAAGTAAAGTATCTGAGTTAGAATCATTGAAGACTCAGCTTCAACA CAAAAATCAATACTTAGCATCAACGGAAGTAGAGATCCAACATTTACGTTTGGCTAATGAAGAATTACAGGCTGATATGTCTGCGTGCCAACAGAAAGAAGCAGAGATGCTGGACTTCACGCAAAAATTGACTGATAAAAATGTACGGCTACAATCGGAGTTTACAGCCATTGAAGCCAAAGCAAAACAATTAGAACAAGAGCATGGACCATTATATCAACGTATAAGTGAATTAATTGATAAAGTGAAAGTATTGGAAGAAAATCTTGCTCGAGAAAAGAAAGCGAGAATCGAAGAAAGCGAAGTTTTAGAAAGGTGTCTTACGGAACAAACGCAGGCAGCGAAAAATCTTGCTCAGCAATTGGAAGATAGTCAAGGAGAAAATGCGGTGTTAAAGAGGAAACAACAACTAAGTATGAAGGAAATGACGCGTGAGCTTCAACAGTGTCGGAAAAAATTGGATGCGTTTGAAACATCAATACCTTATAATTCGTTGAGTGTTGCATCTAGAACTGGatcaaatatttcattaattacAG gaGATGCTTTAAATGGTGCCTTATCCGATAACAGTATCAATGGTGACCAAAGTATTCAGCCTACAGAGCCTAGTAGACAATTGTTAATAGATCGTATTATAAAGTTACAAGAAAGTAATGCTAGGAAAGCAGAAAAACTAGATTTTTTTGAGGAACACACTCGAATATTAGTTGAagaattgcagaagaaaaagaaaatcatACAAACTTATATTTTACATGAGAATATTGGTGCCATGGGTGGCAATGAGAGAGATAAATACAAG CATATCAAGAGTAGGAGAAATGCA GCTGAATTAGCAAGGCATGGAGGAATAATGGCCTCTGTCTACAATCAACGAGTCTCGGATGATAATATGACTCTTGAATTATCATTAGAAATAAATCAAAAACTCCAAGCGGTTCTCGAAGATGCATTATTTAAGAATATTACTCTAAAG GATAACATCGATACTCTCGGTGAAGAAATAGCAAGGTTAACAATGCAGAACCAACAAAGGCAAAATACACACTAA
- the LOC126924073 gene encoding coiled-coil domain-containing protein 186-like isoform X2: MEFTVGEMEGTKLELSFQDKILSENVNQADSSVKSDVSIAEDINLIIQQDIKIHEETMPIHEELVQDNTDEIRGDSVLVKNSDEKKYQLIERNNIDTTVKSSTSLSNFTSEFIKCQTSVDTILPQEKCLQKSSSCNDIRLSSTTLFDTLLCTSSDTISNHNVRSISPNTICNDEEEIIFNTKLYMEEHETKSLKNIVGLDTHENCEVKENIGETEEEVYHSNANGKLLVNNGQAPRNLVKYEKNFNEEQKLCAIIKDTKIQSNVISRPTLVDDSRLVKISLPTNPINIMQSNAQFLNKSRNFLNFITEKSTNIMEKALLPQHIAMKYNSVMKSVDNICNEKRYTEESSGMESSLTGLAFNNTSDSFLKTKSISSVTKGQMDVQTVENEYVKNDENKNTFMLSSNETISGNIEQNSKYLITNEYIFDQNNVIDHSPKLKDSKQSESSSISNNVNKTNDNVLCANTNRNHNLNFVVLNPGNNIEEAITDTIYKKEEVSTDFEESKQSLLQHPIYLTLLKDYADLKSKHLKLQEKVEHLEERNRILEAENKGEVFSVQIETLEKTINRLTLELHTSLEAQEMYKKEYSAANKERESMVMKYAVSEKQLIDTQRAKESAERKVKEMTMQQETLHSKLREMQGERGRICNILTGKHREVIDLQREVEKLKEDVKMRDIKLQWTQNKLKTEMDLQKETQQKLDKATIRINEMKEECEQVRKETQETMRKFQQSEENKAVTLDQQLKEQQARLILERHVTEDKEMLRVQLQKEVDTLKHRQQVLIEENNMLSLKIQDVEKNRLNYESNLNNLKIITDQRQKEITELLSKVSELESLKTQLQHKNQYLASTEVEIQHLRLANEELQADMSACQQKEAEMLDFTQKLTDKNVRLQSEFTAIEAKAKQLEQEHGPLYQRISELIDKVKVLEENLAREKKARIEESEVLERCLTEQTQAAKNLAQQLEDSQGENAVLKRKQQLSMKEMTRELQQCRKKLDAFETSIPYNSLSVASRTGSNISLITGDALNGALSDNSINGDQSIQPTEPSRQLLIDRIIKLQESNARKAEKLDFFEEHTRILVEELQKKKKIIQTYILHENIGAMGGNERDKYKAELARHGGIMASVYNQRVSDDNMTLELSLEINQKLQAVLEDALFKNITLKDNIDTLGEEIARLTMQNQQRQNTH; the protein is encoded by the exons ATGGAATTTACAGTTGGTGAAATGGAGGGAACGAAATTGGAATTATCTTTCCAAGATAAAATTCTTTCTGAAAATGTCAATCAGGCCGATTCCAGTGTAAAATCAGATGTTTCGATTGCAGAAG ATATTAATCTTATAATTCAAcaagatataaaaatacatgAAGAAACAATGCCAATTCATGAGGAGCTTGTACAAGACAACACTGATGAAATTAGAGGAGATTCAGTATTAGTAAAGAACAGTGATGAAAAGAAATATCAATTGATAGAGAGAAACAATATTGACACAACTGTAAAAAGTTCTACTTCTTTAAGTAATTTCACAAGTGAGTTTATAAAATGTCAGACATCTGTTGATACCATCCTTCCACAAGAAAAGTGTCTTCAGAAATCATCTTCCTGTAATGATATTAGATTATCTTCAACAACATTATTTGATACATTATTATGTACATCTTCAGATACAATTTCTAATCATAATGTAAGGTCTATATCACCAAATACAATATGTAATGATgaagaagaaataatttttaataccaAATTGTATATGGAGGAACATGAAACAAAATCGTTGAAAAATATTGTTGGTTTAGACACACATGAAAACTGTGAAGTTAAAGAAAATATTGGAGAAACGGAAGAAGAAGTATATCATTCTAATGCAAATGGAAAATTACTAGTAAATAATGGTCAAGCTCCAAGAAATTTAgttaaatatgaaaagaattttaatGAAGAACAAAAACTATGTGCAATTATCAAGGATACTAAGATACAGAGCAATGTAATATCTAGACCAACTTTGGTCGATGACAGCAGATTGGTGAAAATTTCACTGCCAACAAATCCAATTAACATAATGCAATCAAATGCTCAGTTTCTAAACAAAAGTCgtaactttttaaattttattacagAAAAATCTACAAACATCATGGAAAAAGCACTGTTACCACAACATATAGCAATGAAATATAATTCAGTAATGAAATCTGTAGATAATATTTGTAATGAGAAAAGGTATACAGAAGAATCTTCTGGCATGGAATCCTCTTTGACAGGATTAGCATTCAATAATACATCAGATTCGTTTTTAAAAACAAAAAGTATTTCTAGTGTAACAAAAGGTCAAATGGATGTGCAAACTGTAgaaaatgaatatgtaaaaAATGATGAAAATAAAAACACTTTCATGTTAAGTTCGAATGAAACTATAAGTggaaatattgaacaaaatagtaaatatttaattacaaatGAATACATCTTTGATCAAAATAATGTCATTGATCATTCCCCTAAATTAAAAGATTCAAAACAGTCAGAATCCTCTTCCATCAGTAACAATGTTAATAAAACAAATGATAATGTACTTTGTGCAAATACAAATAGGAATCACAATCTTAATTTTGTGGTATTAAATCCTGGCAACAATATAGAGGAAGCTATTActgatacaatatataaaaaagaagaagtaaGTACTGATTTTGAAGAATCGAAACAGAGTTTGTTGCAACATCCAATTTATCTTACTTTATTAAAAGACTATGCGGATTTAAAATCTAAGCACTTGAAGCTACAAGAAAAAGTTGAACACCTGGAAGAAAGGAATCGAATTTTGGAAGCAGAAAACAAAGGAGAGGTCTTTTCTGTGCAAATAGAAACATTAGAAAAGACAATAAACAGACTTACACTTGAATTGCACACATCATTAGAAGCACAGGAAATGTATAAAAAAGAGTACAGTGCTGCAAATAAAGAAAGGGAAAGCATGGTAATGAAATATGCAGTTAGTGAGAAACAACTTATTGATACACAAAG AGCGAAGGAATCTGCAGAACGTAAAGTAAAAGAAATGACAATGCAACAAGAGACACTGCATAGTAAACTACGAGAAATGCAAGGGGAACGAGGTAGAATATGTAATATTCTAACCGGAAAACATCGCGAGGTAATTGATCTTCAGAGAGAAGTTGAAAAATTAAAGGAAGATGTAAAGATGAGGGATATAAAGTTACAATGGACTCAGAACAAATTGAAAACAGAAATGGATTTGCAGAAGGAAACTCAACAAAAATTAGACAAAGCCACG atcAGGATCAACGAAATGAAGGAAGAATGCGAACAAGTCCgcaaagaaacacaagaaacaATGCGAAAATTTCAACAATCGGAAGAGAATAAAGCAGTTACATTAGATCAGCAATTAAAGGAACAACAGGCACGTTTAATTTTAGAAAGACACGTCACTGAGGATAAAGAAATGTTGAGGGTTCAATTACAAAAGGAAGTAGATACATTGAAACACAGACAACAAGTTCTAATTGAAGAAAATAACATGCTTAGTTTAAAAATACAAGATGTTGAAAAAAACCGCTTAAACTATGAAAGTAAtctgaataatttgaaaattataacaGATCAACGTCAAAAAGAAATTACGGAACTACTAAGTAAAGTATCTGAGTTAGAATCATTGAAGACTCAGCTTCAACA CAAAAATCAATACTTAGCATCAACGGAAGTAGAGATCCAACATTTACGTTTGGCTAATGAAGAATTACAGGCTGATATGTCTGCGTGCCAACAGAAAGAAGCAGAGATGCTGGACTTCACGCAAAAATTGACTGATAAAAATGTACGGCTACAATCGGAGTTTACAGCCATTGAAGCCAAAGCAAAACAATTAGAACAAGAGCATGGACCATTATATCAACGTATAAGTGAATTAATTGATAAAGTGAAAGTATTGGAAGAAAATCTTGCTCGAGAAAAGAAAGCGAGAATCGAAGAAAGCGAAGTTTTAGAAAGGTGTCTTACGGAACAAACGCAGGCAGCGAAAAATCTTGCTCAGCAATTGGAAGATAGTCAAGGAGAAAATGCGGTGTTAAAGAGGAAACAACAACTAAGTATGAAGGAAATGACGCGTGAGCTTCAACAGTGTCGGAAAAAATTGGATGCGTTTGAAACATCAATACCTTATAATTCGTTGAGTGTTGCATCTAGAACTGGatcaaatatttcattaattacAG gaGATGCTTTAAATGGTGCCTTATCCGATAACAGTATCAATGGTGACCAAAGTATTCAGCCTACAGAGCCTAGTAGACAATTGTTAATAGATCGTATTATAAAGTTACAAGAAAGTAATGCTAGGAAAGCAGAAAAACTAGATTTTTTTGAGGAACACACTCGAATATTAGTTGAagaattgcagaagaaaaagaaaatcatACAAACTTATATTTTACATGAGAATATTGGTGCCATGGGTGGCAATGAGAGAGATAAATACAAG GCTGAATTAGCAAGGCATGGAGGAATAATGGCCTCTGTCTACAATCAACGAGTCTCGGATGATAATATGACTCTTGAATTATCATTAGAAATAAATCAAAAACTCCAAGCGGTTCTCGAAGATGCATTATTTAAGAATATTACTCTAAAG GATAACATCGATACTCTCGGTGAAGAAATAGCAAGGTTAACAATGCAGAACCAACAAAGGCAAAATACACACTAA